CATGGGTTCAAAAATGATGGCAAGTCCAAATCGACTTATGGTGGTGGGATTTGGTATGATATGGTCTGGGAAATTCAAAAATAAAAAACGCATAGGCTAGGGATGGCCAAATGCGTTTTTTTGGAGTAATTATGAAAAATATTTTAGGAATGACTTCATTATAGCCTAATAAACTTAACTTAAACTTAAACTTGAAAAAATGAATGTGGTATAATAAGTGTTATGAACATGGAAAAAATTGAACAGGCATTTGCGCTATTGTTGCGCAATGTCCAACTACTAGAAAGCCAATTATCAACCCATTTTTATGAGGGGCTAATTGAACAAAATGCAAGTTACACTGGAAAATCCAGTCTGTCTGACTTACGTCTGATCCAAGATGATTTAAGAGCGCTTGGGCTGACGAAAAAAGAGTGGCAAAAAGTGTATCAGTTTGCACTTGTAAAAGGTGCAAAAGCCATGCATCTACAGGCAAATCACCAATTAACACCTGACGCGATTGGTTACATCGTGAATTTTATGGTTGAAACACTCTATAGCGATAAGGTCTTGTCTATTTTAGAACTTGGTTCAGGTACCGGGAATCTAGCTGAAACCTTATTAACAGGGATAGCTGACAAGACGATTGCTTATACTGGCTTTGAAGTAGATGATTTGATGATTGACCTCTCTGCTAGTATTGCGGATGTCATGCAAACAGATGCTAAATTTTTACAG
The DNA window shown above is from Lactococcus paracarnosus and carries:
- a CDS encoding class I SAM-dependent methyltransferase, whose translation is MNMEKIEQAFALLLRNVQLLESQLSTHFYEGLIEQNASYTGKSSLSDLRLIQDDLRALGLTKKEWQKVYQFALVKGAKAMHLQANHQLTPDAIGYIVNFMVETLYSDKVLSILELGSGTGNLAETLLTGIADKTIAYTGFEVDDLMIDLSASIADVMQTDAKFLQIDAIRPQVIDPVDLLVSDLPIGYYPDDEVAKRSAVASEDDHTYAHHLLMAQGFKYLKADGYAIFIAPVDLLSSGQSDLLKKWLQDYARISAVITLPEDIFTEHHQKAIFVLQKSTQSKAPFVFPLTSLTDPEIVKGFMMQFKANMV